One genomic segment of Tursiops truncatus isolate mTurTru1 chromosome 11, mTurTru1.mat.Y, whole genome shotgun sequence includes these proteins:
- the MDM1 gene encoding nuclear protein MDM1 isoform X4, whose translation MPVRFKGLSEYQRNFLWKKSYLSESCNSSLGRRYPWAGLRSDQLGTQGKCRTKIQHNDISPLLILVCCT comes from the exons ATGCCGGTGCGCTTCAAG GGGTTGAGTGAATACCAGAGAAACTTTCTGTGGAAAAAGTCATATTTGTCAGAGTCCTGTAATTCCTCATTGGGGAGAAGGTACCCATGGGCTGGACTTAGATCAGATCAATTAG GAACTCAAGGCAAATGtagaactaagatccagcataaTGACATCTCACCCCTTCTCATCTTGGTCTGCTGTACATAA